One segment of Meriones unguiculatus strain TT.TT164.6M chromosome 3, Bangor_MerUng_6.1, whole genome shotgun sequence DNA contains the following:
- the LOC132652913 gene encoding basic proline-rich protein-like translates to MDVGDAATSPTQDRSFPGPLHRGRVSSSGVRGKSPERPAALETAPEGWRPRSAAPWRARGRGALREWSPGGSSRGDRPDPPSPGASRLRPRPPIRPERRSPPPTPAPRSPTPRPPARPSAAAGDPTPTAPSPGPEEAAGGGAAGPRPVPGGGRGAARTAPPPRRNKAPRRRAGERAALTAHGRAWARGAPRAGPGPSARCSPRAAGPPGGSRARRPGQRRRRRSLLRPGSLLRRVFSLAGSPPPPPPPPPQPRLRTGCSSPSRPGRAAGNIPETAQRGPAPLAARAPGLPAPPAAALTLSAGFSAEPAEKGPPHAPRTLHPLLDAVTSDGNTRARRVHFTPAGVQKNCPR, encoded by the exons ATGGATGTCGGGGATGCCGCTACATCCCCGACGCAGGACAGAAGCTTCCCAGGTCCCTTGCACCGGGGAAGGGTTTCCAGCTCCGGCGTAAGAGGGAAGAGCCCGGAGAGGCCCGCGGCCCTGGAGACGGCGCCCGAGGGATGGAGGCCGCGCTCCGCTGCGCCCTGGCGCGCGCGGGGGAGGGGGGCTCTCCGGGAATGGTCACCGGGAGGGTCCTCCCGAGGGGACCGGCCTGACCCCCCATCCCCGGGCGCCTCCAGGTTACGCCCCCGCCCGCCCATCCGACCGGAGCGGCGGtcgcctccccccaccccagccccccgGTCCCCAACCCCAAGGCCCCCTGCACGCCCCTCCGCGGCCGCCGGGGACCCGACGCCGACGGCGCCCTCTCCAGGCCCGGAGGAGGCCGCGGGTGGGGGAGCGGCTGGGCCGCGGCCTGTCCCCGGCGGCGGGCGCGGGGCCGCGCGGACAGCGCCTCCGCCCCGCAGGAACAAAGCGCCCCGCAGGCGGGCAGGCGAGCGGGCGGCACTCACCGCGCACGGGCGAGCCTGGGCGCGGGGCGCCCCCCGGGCCGGGCCGGGGCCGAGCGCCCGCTGCAGTCCCCGAGCTGCGGGGCCGCCGGGCGGCAGCCGCGCTAGGCGGCCGGGGCAGCGACGCCGCCGCCGCTCCCTCCTCCGGCCCGGGTCCCTGCTCCGCCGCGTCTTCTCCCTCGCCGggtccccgccgccgccgccgccgccgccgcctcagcCTCGGCTCCGCACCGGCTGCTCCTCTCCATCAAGGCCGGGCCGGGCCGCGGGGAACATCCCGGAAA CAGCGCAGCGGGGTCCCGCTCCCCTCGCCGCCCGGGCCCCGGGGCTCCCGGCTCCCCCGGCCGCGGCGCTCACCCTCTCCGCCGGCTTTTCGGCGGAGCCTGCTGAGAAGGGACCGCCGCACGCCCCCCGGACCCTACACCCATTGCTGGATGCTGTCACCAGCGATGGCAACACGCGAGCCCGCCGCGTTCATTTTACTCCAGCTGGAGTACAAAAGAACTGCCCACGCTAG